A genomic window from Planctomycetota bacterium includes:
- a CDS encoding alpha/beta hydrolase family protein produces MRRFLPLCLILAAWACARVRPMGGTIHCGRSLETLSDPDPRVHEHLQRYNFPPDPFPWQMERTAAADTHVVYHVTFPSPRRYEMPECNTVHAEYYVPAQQKGKAPGVVVLDILDGSFVVARMVARHFASAGIPSLIVKMPYYGERRAAGTSLYRTFVGKPERMLEAIEGTVADVRRAACWLQQQPEVDPRRIGLIGVSLGGIIGALAVAVDPRFDRNVLVLAGGDPVDILWHAPETEDVRDRLMELGYTLERLREESQAIDPVTFGKRVNPRQVLMINASADTTVLRRNTLALWEAFGRPAIQWYPAGHYSISLFIPAILPTAAQFVMSAPVQPTRRSRE; encoded by the coding sequence ATGAGGCGCTTCCTCCCCCTCTGCCTGATCCTGGCCGCTTGGGCCTGCGCCCGCGTGCGCCCGATGGGCGGCACCATCCACTGCGGCCGCTCGCTCGAGACGCTCAGCGACCCGGACCCCAGGGTCCACGAGCATCTTCAGCGCTACAACTTCCCCCCCGACCCGTTTCCGTGGCAAATGGAGCGCACCGCCGCGGCCGACACCCACGTGGTCTACCACGTCACCTTCCCCTCGCCGCGGCGCTACGAGATGCCCGAATGCAACACCGTCCACGCCGAGTACTACGTGCCCGCGCAGCAGAAGGGCAAAGCGCCGGGCGTGGTGGTGCTGGATATCCTGGACGGGAGTTTCGTGGTGGCGCGCATGGTCGCGCGGCATTTCGCCTCGGCCGGCATCCCGAGCCTCATCGTCAAGATGCCCTACTACGGCGAGCGGCGGGCTGCGGGCACCTCGCTCTACCGCACCTTCGTCGGCAAGCCGGAACGCATGTTGGAAGCCATCGAGGGCACCGTGGCCGACGTCCGCCGCGCCGCCTGCTGGCTCCAGCAGCAGCCCGAGGTGGACCCGAGGCGAATCGGCCTCATCGGCGTGAGCCTCGGCGGAATCATCGGGGCGCTCGCCGTCGCCGTGGACCCGCGCTTCGACCGCAACGTGCTGGTGCTGGCCGGCGGCGACCCAGTGGACATTCTCTGGCACGCGCCCGAGACTGAGGACGTGCGCGACCGCCTCATGGAGCTGGGCTACACGCTCGAGCGGCTCCGGGAGGAATCGCAGGCCATAGACCCGGTCACCTTCGGCAAGCGAGTCAACCCCCGGCAGGTGCTGATGATCAACGCCTCGGCGGACACGACCGTGCTGCGCCGCAACACGCTGGCCCTCTGGGAGGCGTTCGGCAGGCCGGCGATCCAGTGGTACCCCGCCGGCCACTATAGCATCAGCCTCTTCATCCCCGCCATCCTGCCCACGGCCGCCCAGTTCGTGATGAGCGCGCCGGTGCAGCCGACGCGGCGCTCACGCGAGTGA
- a CDS encoding right-handed parallel beta-helix repeat-containing protein has protein sequence MKAWAALALMFGVAAAGEAVRVSTPDALREALGRAKPGSTILVEPGDYRGYFSAAHLHGTAEQPIVIAAADPAKPPVFVGAGGCLHLSSVSFVVLRGLVLAGARLNGLNIDDGGTITAPSHHILLEDLTVRDVGPRGNCDGIKLSGVDDFLVRRCTVERWGAGGSGVDMVGCHRGLFVDCTLRHTGSGASGIQAKGGSCDVVVYRCRFLHAGQRAINMGGSTGAQFFRPPSPGYEARRIAAIGNTFIGSMAPIAFVGSDECLAAFNTIYRPTAFVLRILQESRGEQFVPSRNGAFGRNLVVWRARDLRDVANIGSRTSPATFRFENNWWYCEDRPARSQPSLPAPERDPVVGQDPGLVVQDDRVTTGRDLDYGAGSPRAATQFDLVGAEFAPWAFGKAQDTGPQAK, from the coding sequence ATGAAGGCATGGGCGGCACTGGCCCTCATGTTCGGCGTGGCCGCGGCCGGCGAGGCCGTGCGGGTCTCGACCCCCGATGCCTTGCGTGAGGCGCTGGGCCGCGCGAAGCCGGGCTCCACGATCCTGGTGGAGCCGGGAGACTACCGCGGCTACTTCAGCGCGGCCCACCTCCACGGCACGGCCGAGCAGCCCATCGTCATCGCCGCCGCTGACCCGGCGAAGCCCCCCGTGTTCGTGGGGGCCGGGGGGTGCCTCCACCTGTCTTCCGTGAGCTTCGTGGTCCTGCGCGGCCTGGTTCTGGCGGGCGCCCGACTGAACGGCCTGAACATTGACGACGGCGGCACGATCACCGCGCCCTCGCACCACATTCTGCTCGAGGACCTGACGGTGCGCGACGTGGGGCCGCGCGGCAACTGCGACGGGATCAAGCTGTCGGGCGTGGACGATTTCCTGGTCCGGCGCTGCACCGTCGAGCGATGGGGCGCGGGGGGCTCGGGGGTGGACATGGTCGGCTGCCACCGCGGGCTCTTCGTGGACTGCACGCTCCGCCACACCGGCAGCGGCGCCAGCGGCATCCAGGCCAAGGGCGGGAGTTGCGACGTGGTGGTCTATCGCTGCCGCTTCCTCCACGCGGGACAGCGGGCGATCAACATGGGCGGCTCCACGGGCGCCCAGTTCTTCAGGCCGCCGTCGCCCGGCTACGAGGCCAGACGCATTGCCGCCATCGGCAACACCTTCATCGGCTCGATGGCGCCCATCGCGTTCGTGGGCAGCGACGAGTGCCTGGCCGCCTTCAACACGATCTACCGGCCCACGGCCTTCGTCCTGCGTATCCTCCAGGAGAGCCGGGGCGAGCAGTTCGTGCCATCGCGAAATGGCGCCTTCGGCCGCAACCTGGTCGTGTGGCGCGCGCGCGACCTGCGCGACGTAGCCAACATCGGCTCCCGCACCTCGCCGGCGACGTTCCGCTTCGAGAACAACTGGTGGTACTGCGAGGACCGGCCGGCCCGCAGCCAGCCGTCGCTGCCGGCCCCCGAGCGCGACCCGGTGGTCGGCCAGGACCCTGGCCTCGTCGTTCAGGACGATCGGGTCACAACCGGCCGCGACCTGGACTACGGGGCGGGCTCGCCGCGCGCCGCGACGCAGTTCGATCTCGTCGGCGCCGAGTTCGCCCCCTGGGCGTTCGGCAAGGCTCAGGATACGGGACCCCAGGCCAAGTGA
- the buk gene encoding butyrate kinase, protein MALEAVSDLVLIAGHIRPKTILIAGGDREDDLRLVESARDHAIVERCILVGDETAIRRAAHAIGVAVADDDILATASPEETAARTVDRMQQGGVDIILKGNISTPILNRAMMRIVVRNTISLVTMFDAAPIANGRPMLLTDPGVTTVCSFGRMVGLIENAVDVARAIMGIERPRVAVLSANEKVIDSLPSTKMADALAHRHWDNAVVYGPLSFDLAVDPGSVGIKGLPAHGAALEVAGQADVLVCPNIESANVLYKVIMQMVGYGLGTFAGITVGVQVPYVILSRADNVETKLQSLALCSIAAERMDMRHRAAPPPRPLVSATPTRPFRVFVLNPGATSTKIALFEGQKCLRSAEVQHEAPPEPARDLQSEARRRDAVVRDFLSRHDIRELNAIVARGGLLPRPAGKLPGGTYVIAEVRDGQVVVDEGLVHAITQTPEGLHASNLGIPMAAELAREFGVPAFVVDPVVVDEFSPEAEVSGYAPIVRRSVAHVLSVRSAAVRMAEKTGAHIEHANYVVAHLGSGITIAAVRGGRIVDNTIALLGEGPFTPQRAGTLPLKDLIELCYSGRFTKEELYEELTQRGGLHSYLGDHRMEEIEKRIQAGDERARLVVEAMVYQIAKNIGAMAVAVGPDCEAAILTGGLARSELIVRSLKNRLSHLLPVLVLRETPEMEEMAMGACRVLAGQEQARRYVPPG, encoded by the coding sequence ATGGCGCTCGAGGCCGTGAGCGATCTGGTGCTGATCGCGGGCCACATCCGGCCCAAGACCATCCTCATCGCCGGCGGCGACCGTGAGGACGATCTGCGTCTCGTGGAATCGGCGCGCGACCATGCCATCGTCGAGCGCTGCATCCTGGTCGGCGACGAGACGGCGATCCGCCGCGCGGCGCACGCGATCGGCGTCGCGGTGGCCGACGACGACATCCTGGCCACCGCCAGCCCCGAGGAGACGGCCGCCCGCACGGTGGACCGCATGCAGCAGGGCGGCGTGGACATCATCCTCAAGGGCAACATCTCCACGCCCATCCTCAACCGCGCGATGATGCGCATCGTGGTGCGCAACACGATCAGCCTCGTCACGATGTTCGATGCGGCGCCCATCGCCAACGGCCGGCCCATGCTGCTCACCGACCCCGGCGTCACCACCGTGTGCAGCTTCGGCCGCATGGTCGGCCTCATCGAGAACGCGGTGGACGTGGCCCGCGCGATCATGGGCATCGAGCGCCCCCGCGTGGCCGTGCTCTCGGCGAACGAGAAGGTGATCGACTCGCTGCCCTCGACCAAGATGGCCGATGCCCTGGCGCACCGTCACTGGGACAACGCGGTCGTCTACGGCCCGCTGTCGTTCGATCTCGCCGTGGACCCCGGCTCCGTGGGCATCAAGGGCCTCCCCGCGCACGGCGCGGCCCTCGAGGTTGCCGGCCAGGCCGACGTCCTCGTGTGCCCGAACATCGAATCGGCCAACGTGCTCTACAAGGTCATCATGCAGATGGTCGGCTACGGCCTCGGCACGTTCGCGGGCATCACGGTCGGCGTGCAGGTGCCCTACGTCATCCTGTCGCGGGCCGACAACGTGGAGACGAAGCTCCAGTCGCTCGCCCTGTGCAGCATCGCGGCGGAGCGGATGGACATGCGCCACCGCGCAGCCCCGCCGCCGCGTCCCCTCGTTTCGGCCACCCCGACGAGGCCCTTCCGCGTCTTTGTGCTGAACCCGGGGGCCACCTCCACCAAGATCGCGCTCTTCGAGGGCCAGAAGTGCCTCCGCTCAGCCGAGGTCCAGCACGAGGCCCCGCCCGAGCCCGCGCGCGATCTTCAGTCGGAGGCCCGGCGACGCGACGCCGTGGTCCGCGACTTCCTGAGCCGCCACGACATCCGCGAGCTGAACGCGATCGTGGCGCGCGGCGGCCTGCTGCCGCGCCCGGCCGGCAAGCTGCCCGGCGGCACCTACGTGATCGCCGAGGTGCGCGACGGGCAGGTCGTCGTGGACGAAGGGCTCGTGCACGCGATCACACAGACCCCCGAGGGCCTCCACGCATCGAATCTCGGCATCCCGATGGCGGCCGAGCTGGCCCGCGAGTTCGGCGTGCCCGCGTTCGTGGTGGACCCCGTGGTCGTGGACGAGTTCAGCCCCGAGGCAGAGGTCTCCGGCTACGCGCCCATCGTGCGTCGCAGCGTGGCGCACGTCCTGAGCGTCCGGTCGGCGGCGGTCCGCATGGCCGAGAAGACCGGGGCGCACATCGAGCATGCCAACTACGTGGTCGCGCACCTCGGCAGCGGCATCACCATCGCGGCCGTGCGCGGCGGGCGGATCGTGGACAACACCATCGCCCTTCTGGGCGAAGGCCCGTTCACTCCGCAGCGCGCGGGCACGCTGCCGCTCAAGGACCTCATCGAGCTGTGCTACAGCGGGCGGTTCACCAAGGAGGAACTCTACGAGGAGCTCACCCAGCGCGGGGGGCTCCACTCGTACCTGGGCGACCACCGCATGGAGGAGATCGAGAAACGCATCCAGGCGGGAGACGAGCGCGCGCGCCTCGTCGTCGAGGCCATGGTCTACCAGATCGCCAAGAACATCGGGGCCATGGCCGTGGCCGTGGGGCCCGACTGCGAGGCCGCGATCCTGACCGGCGGCCTGGCCCGGTCCGAGCTCATCGTGCGTTCGCTCAAGAACCGCCTGAGCCACCTCCTGCCCGTCCTGGTGCTCCGCGAGACGCCGGAGATGGAGGAGATGGCCATGGGCGCCTGCCGCGTGCTGGCGGGGCAGGAACAGGCCCGCCGCTACGTGCCGCCCGGGTAG